The following DNA comes from Nocardioides panzhihuensis.
TGGCACTCGCCACAACCGATGACTTAACTGAGTGCGGACACCCGTTCGGTCCTCACCGGACCGACCACCGTGAGGAACTCTTCATGCGCATCCCCCACCCTGGACTTCGCGCCGGAGCACGCACCGGCCGAGCTGCCATCGGCGTCCTCGTGCTGGCAGGGACCTTGCTGGTCCTCCCTACCGGCCCAGCCAAGGGTGATCCCGAGGTCGATCCACAGAGCGCCTCCCAAAGCAGCGTGAAGGTTCCGACACCGGAACTGAAGGCGTTGTTGGCGGCCAACCCAGCCGAGGGCCAACCTGGGTTCGACGACCTTCCCGCGAACCTGTCGATCAGCCTCACTGAGGGCACTGTCACCACTTCACAGCACGCAGTCGTGCGCCGCTCAAAGATGTCCATCACTTCCCGTCCGATCTGGGGCGCCCTGTACTTTGCCGAACTCAACGAGCCACTTGAGAACCCGACGAAGTACGTGGCCACCTGTACGGCTGCGATTCGCTGCGTCCCTGATCCCTTCTATCAGCCGTCGTGTGCAACAGCCGATCCGAGCACGCAGTGGATGACTGGCTATTTTCGCAGCCCGATCTACCCGATCAAACCTCTCGAAGGAGGTGGGGCCAAGGTGGGCATCCTCGTTCAGGACAAGATCAATCTGATCGCCTTCGGAACCATTCCGGCCACCGCGACGCTGACGATATCTGTCCCGCGCCTCGACCGAGCGGTCCAGCCATTGATGGCCCACGTGTGGAGCCGCCGCAGGACTAGAGGATGTGTCCCGGTACCCAGCGACATTGCAGGAGCGTCCTCGCTGGTAGAGGGGAAGATCAACATCCAACTCAGCGATCTCGAAGTGGACGGAGTTCCGGTCGATCTCGGCCCGAGGTGCCAGACGAAGAGGCCAGCTGATCTCTACCTCTGGGGGGACACCACGTCTGGGACCTACTCTCCTAACGGCGGTGGCCCGTTGGGGGCGTACGACGGACTGCATCCTGGTTCACGGGGACCGTTGAACGACCCCTACTACGTCAAGGACAACGGTCGCATCATCCCCCCGTCCTCGGGCATCGAGGTTCCTCCCTTCGCCAACTGCGGCACCAACGGTGACGATCTCAGCCCGTTGGTCAGCGCCATGGCTTCTGGCCCGAACAACCCCGTGCGCGCTATGCAAAAAACTCTGGTCGCCATCAATAGAATCCCGTTGGAGGACCTCAGCACGTGCGGCGGAACGCCAACTCGACCCCAGTGCCCGCTTCCGGCGCCAGAGGTTCCGGAAAGGCCGCCCCTCCCGGACGGCGAGGGCGAGTGACCGATCAGGGCACCGCCGCTGCATACCTCTCCTCGTGGATCACCGAGGAGAAGGCGGAGCGGTGGCTCCAGCCGAAGTGCTCCAGATCGGGGGCCTCGGGCAGACCGGCGACCTGACCGACGCAGAGTCATGCGACGGGACGTACGTGCTCAGGCAAGCCGACGCGGGAGCGCAGGGCCTTCTCACGGTAGCTGCTGACCCAGCCGACGACGCCCTCGGTCTGCACGTCGCCGTTACTCACGCGGCCGCTGCGTGAACCTCTCGGATTCCCCCCACACCTCCAGGGAGAACCATGAAAAACTTCATCAGTCGGCTGCTCACCGCACTTGCGGCCGGGGCACTTGCAATAGCAACCGTCGTAGCGACGTCCTCGCCGGCGCAGGCCGATGTCGACGCGTACACACCTCACGGCGGACCCATGGTCGGCCTCACCGGCGATTACGTCGACTTCACCTTCAATGAGGCCGGCCAGACGTTCAACTGCGGGAACTTCGACATGTCCGGGACCATCCCCAATGCGGGTGCGAGCAGGTTCTTCGGGGCACCCGCTACGACGTGGGGCCAAGTCGTCCATGGCGGCTGCACCAACCCGATCATCGGCGATTCCACCTTCGACCCCATCGGTGCCTGGCAGTTCGCCATCACAGGACCCGAGGTCGGCTCGGTCTCGCCCGCCGCATTCACCAACGTGGCGCTGTTCGTCCAGGCCGCCGACTGCGCGTTCAACATCGCCGGTGACGTGAGCGGCGTCTTCGATGACGCGACCGGGGTGTTCACGTCAACCGGGTCCTCCCTGGTCGTCACCGACACCCCGACGGGCTTCATCTGCCCGATCCTCGGCTTCGAGCAGGGTCACACCGTCAGCATGAGCGGCAGTTGGACCATCACCGGTCTGACGATCACGAATCCGTGATCGACCGTCACAGGCACCACCCACGAGCCGAGCGAAAACTTGTCACGCGCATGACATGTTTTCGCTCGGCTCCAGGCCCAACCTTTCCTCGATCACAGGGGGCGCGAGAGCGCTACCCGCACCCACGGACAATGCTCGCGAGTTCGGTCAAGGCGTCGATCCGATGAGTTGCCCGCGAGAGATCCTGGGGCGCGGTGAAGCTGTTGCGTACGACCGCACAGTCGATGCCCGCGGCAACTGCCGACGCGAGACCTCGGGACGAGTCCTCGACGACGAGCGTCTCGTCCTGGGCCGCACCGAACCGCTTCAGCCCGGCCAGGTAGGGCTCCGGGTGCGGCTTGGGATGGATGATGTCGAAGTCGGCCCGCTTCGCCGTCGTCATGATCGCCATCCGGGCGTACCGCGACGGCTCGGCGATCGCGTCGACTATTCCGTGCGCAGGAGACCGTGGCTCACCGTCCGCCCTTACGCCACTTTCTGGCCGAAAGTGGCGTAAGACTGGCCTTCCCGCCTTGATCCGACCGCCTACTTGAATCTCTCCTCGTGCACCACCGTCGAGAGCGCGGAGCGGTGGCGCCAGCCGAAGCGCTCCAGGTCGGGGACGTCGGGGAGGTCAGCGACGGGGCCGACGCAGAGCCAGGCGACGGGACGTACGTGGTCGGGCAGGCCGACCAGGTCGCGCAGGAACTCCTCGCGGTAGAAGCTGACCCAGCCGACGCCGAGACCTTCGGCGGTGGCGGCGAGCCAGAGGTTCTGGATGGCGAGGACGGTCGAGTAGAGGCCGGCGTCGGCGATCGCGTGGCGGCCGAGGACGTGGGAGCCGCCGCGGGTCGGGTCGTAACCGACGACCACACCCAGGCCCGACTCGCAGATCCCCTCGATCTTGATCTTCGAGAACGTCTCGGACCGCTCCCCCGCCAGTGAGGACGCGAAGACCTCTCGCTCGGTGGCGACGTGCTCACGGAACGTACGCAGGGTCTCGGCCGAGCGCACCAGCACGAAGTCCCACGGCTGGGTCATCCCGACGCTCGGCGCCGCGTGCGCGGCCGACAGCACCCGCTGGAGCACCTCGGGGTCGACCGGTCCGCCGGTGAACTCCGCACGGGTGTCGCGGCGGCGGTTGATCGCGTCGTACAGGTCCATCAGGCACGCTCCCGGGCCGCGTCGTAGAGGAACGACTCGCCCCCGTCGCGGGCCAGCGCGGGCCCGGCCAGGATGACTGCGGCCTGCCGCAGGCCCGCGTCCTCGACCGCCTCGGCGATCGTCGCCACCGTCCCGCGCAACACCAGCTCGTCGGGCTGGCTGGCGCGGTAGACGACCACGACCGGGCACTGTGGTCCGTAGTAGGGCAGCAGCTCGGCCATCAGCTCGCGGGTGCGCCGGATCGCGAGGTGGAGCACGAGGGTGGCACCGGTCGCGGCGTACGCGGCCAGCGACTCCCCTTCCGGCATCGCCGTCGACCGGGCCTGGGTGCGGGTGAGCACCACCGACTGGGCCACCAACGGCACGGTCAGCTCCCGACCCACCAGTGCGGCGGCCGCCGCGTAGGCCGGTACACCGGGAGTCACGTCCCACGGCACCTCGGCAGCATCGAGCCGCCGGGTCTGCTCGGCGACGGCCGAGTAGACCGACGGGTCGCCGGAGACCAGACGGACGACCTGCTTGCCGCCGCGGTGTGCGGCGACGATCGCGGCGACGATCTGGTCCAGGTCCAGCTTCTGGGTGTCGACCAGCTCGGCCTCGGGGCTGCAGTGCGCCAGCACCTCGGGGTCCAGGTAGGTGCCCGGATAGAGCACCACGTCAGCGGCGGCGAGCATCCTCGTCGCGCGGACGGTGAGCAGGTCGGCCGCGCCGGGGCCGGCTCCGACGAAGTGGACGGTCTGGTCGGTCACCTGACGTACCTCGGCGTCCAGACCTGTCCGGCCGCGGTCACCCGCGTCGAGCTCGCGCCCACGATGACCAGGCACTTCATGTCGATCGAGGCCGGGTCGAGCTCGCCGAGGGTGGTCACGGTCAGCGACTCCTCGGCCCGCCCGACGTCGCGGCCGACGACCACGACGGTGTCGGGCTCGCGGTGCTCCAGGAGTACGTCGCGGGCGGTGCCGATCTGCTCGGTG
Coding sequences within:
- a CDS encoding HAD family hydrolase — encoded protein: MTTAKRADFDIIHPKPHPEPYLAGLKRFGAAQDETLVVEDSSRGLASAVAAGIDCAVVRNSFTAPQDLSRATHRIDALTELASIVRGCG
- the bluB gene encoding 5,6-dimethylbenzimidazole synthase; the protein is MDLYDAINRRRDTRAEFTGGPVDPEVLQRVLSAAHAAPSVGMTQPWDFVLVRSAETLRTFREHVATEREVFASSLAGERSETFSKIKIEGICESGLGVVVGYDPTRGGSHVLGRHAIADAGLYSTVLAIQNLWLAATAEGLGVGWVSFYREEFLRDLVGLPDHVRPVAWLCVGPVADLPDVPDLERFGWRHRSALSTVVHEERFK
- the cobM gene encoding precorrin-4 C(11)-methyltransferase; protein product: MTDQTVHFVGAGPGAADLLTVRATRMLAAADVVLYPGTYLDPEVLAHCSPEAELVDTQKLDLDQIVAAIVAAHRGGKQVVRLVSGDPSVYSAVAEQTRRLDAAEVPWDVTPGVPAYAAAAALVGRELTVPLVAQSVVLTRTQARSTAMPEGESLAAYAATGATLVLHLAIRRTRELMAELLPYYGPQCPVVVVYRASQPDELVLRGTVATIAEAVEDAGLRQAAVILAGPALARDGGESFLYDAARERA